The proteins below are encoded in one region of Segatella copri:
- a CDS encoding RteC domain-containing protein, with protein sequence MKHQILTETKFFKLLDGMDNIDPTQLQVEYHIFIGRVIDLSRQAHEQHEAMHSLVFAETELQYHPLLHLGTEHIPCMYVKKALSFIRKMVQHAKSGISNMLSAPVATNAIGKEKSNEVTPIRWTGKASDLVELIYGIDELGCVNDGEIPLKEVAAYFYKMLGVNAKECYHIYADMKMRKNESRTYFLDRMQERVNRRMEQDEERERMRR encoded by the coding sequence ATGAAGCATCAGATATTGACAGAAACAAAGTTCTTCAAACTCTTGGATGGTATGGACAATATAGACCCAACCCAATTGCAGGTAGAATACCACATCTTTATCGGTCGTGTGATAGACCTTAGCCGCCAGGCTCATGAGCAGCACGAGGCTATGCACTCTCTCGTATTTGCCGAAACCGAATTGCAGTATCATCCACTGTTGCATTTGGGTACTGAGCATATTCCCTGCATGTATGTGAAGAAAGCCTTGTCGTTTATCCGAAAGATGGTGCAGCATGCCAAGTCGGGGATATCCAATATGCTTTCCGCCCCAGTAGCTACGAATGCCATAGGCAAGGAAAAGTCAAATGAAGTCACCCCAATCCGTTGGACTGGCAAAGCTTCCGACCTTGTTGAACTCATTTATGGTATAGACGAACTGGGCTGTGTCAACGATGGCGAGATACCTTTGAAGGAAGTAGCCGCATATTTCTACAAGATGCTTGGAGTAAATGCAAAGGAGTGCTACCACATCTATGCGGATATGAAGATGCGCAAGAACGAAAGTAGGACTTACTTCCTTGACAGAATGCAGGAAAGAGTAAACCGAAGAATGGAGCAAGATGAAGAAAGAGAGAGGATGAGGAGATGA
- a CDS encoding hybrid sensor histidine kinase/response regulator → MERKKQTGHICRWMALGIMIATIVVGCTIGIGLFEWRDRSSMENRNAELHLWRKSMYDLNIHVTKLALLGETAADWDSTAANEYHRLSADVSSRLQNIAGLCTNEDIRSVQELLKEKERLLLAMRNAIHECNDIHSRFTTEVPKIVEKSKSESRRVVSSAQEAQKKKKKGFFRRLFGKKSEKTDSSKVTLRHSETARMLTTLHNDLLTRHQQQSRKVSGILDSLRIRNEVINKHLQNVITVVDAKVNNGIAKREQQIKAIENRNPYYYICMLSSLIPVFLIMFILVKKFAARMRKSQADMEQLIAELQEANRQNQELLRSRRKTLLTIVHELRSPLSAISSESAQMLRERDHVSCERMTGIYQSSKMMSEMIDGLLTFYRLDSGKETLFKKPVNLKSISEMLRLEYSAQATQAGLTLTVHAHAEGVVIADKLKLLRIGRNLLSNAIKYSSSGDVILITEYINGIYTMSVHDNGTGMSIEQTAEIFKAFHRLGNAATKDGFGLGLSIVDSIVKLMKGTVSVESEKGKGSIFTVKLPMERADSPQNVTDCYQGIDTASNYRIIAIDDSEAQLEIIHEAFSVAGMSCDTCRNVNDLMLKMRENEYDLLITDLKMPEYDGYAVLELLRASNIRNSRSIPVLILTASDNITEEEFISAGFCGCVFKPVSFKELREKVEGYIETVTKEHKMDFSRLMAYGNTNKLLETIVGETKEELVSIKATASIEDRVKMQNIVHHLYSSWSIISADGPLRELSRLLKNTSATDEEINMAVYVVIRQAETIINEATTQLENNV, encoded by the coding sequence ATGGAACGCAAAAAACAGACCGGGCATATCTGCCGATGGATGGCTTTAGGCATAATGATAGCCACCATTGTTGTAGGATGTACCATTGGAATCGGCCTATTTGAATGGCGCGACAGAAGTAGTATGGAGAATAGAAATGCAGAACTGCATCTTTGGCGAAAAAGCATGTATGATTTGAACATACATGTCACCAAACTGGCCCTGCTCGGTGAAACGGCTGCCGACTGGGATTCAACAGCAGCGAACGAATACCACAGGCTTAGTGCGGATGTTAGTAGCCGCCTTCAGAATATAGCCGGTCTTTGTACCAATGAAGATATACGTTCGGTTCAGGAATTGTTGAAAGAAAAAGAAAGACTTTTGCTTGCCATGAGAAATGCGATACACGAGTGCAACGATATTCATTCAAGGTTTACCACAGAAGTCCCTAAGATTGTAGAAAAGAGCAAGTCTGAAAGCAGAAGAGTCGTTTCATCAGCGCAGGAAGCGCAGAAGAAAAAGAAAAAAGGCTTTTTCAGACGTCTGTTCGGTAAGAAGTCCGAGAAGACAGACTCCTCCAAAGTCACGTTGAGACATAGCGAAACGGCAAGGATGCTGACTACGCTGCACAACGACTTGTTGACAAGACACCAGCAGCAGAGCCGTAAGGTAAGTGGCATACTCGACAGCCTCAGAATCAGAAATGAGGTCATCAATAAGCATTTGCAGAATGTGATAACCGTTGTTGACGCAAAAGTGAATAATGGTATTGCCAAGCGTGAGCAGCAGATTAAGGCTATTGAAAATAGAAATCCTTATTATTATATATGTATGCTCAGCTCACTTATACCAGTGTTTCTCATTATGTTCATTCTTGTAAAGAAATTTGCAGCAAGAATGCGTAAAAGCCAAGCTGACATGGAGCAGCTTATTGCGGAACTTCAAGAAGCAAACCGACAGAATCAGGAACTGCTGAGAAGCCGTAGAAAGACGCTTCTGACCATTGTTCATGAATTAAGAAGTCCATTGTCTGCTATATCAAGCGAGTCTGCACAAATGCTTCGCGAGAGAGACCATGTTTCTTGCGAAAGAATGACTGGCATATATCAGTCCTCCAAGATGATGTCTGAAATGATAGATGGTCTGTTGACATTTTATCGCTTGGACAGCGGAAAGGAAACGCTTTTCAAGAAGCCTGTAAATTTGAAAAGCATTTCAGAAATGCTGCGGTTGGAGTATTCTGCACAAGCTACGCAGGCGGGTCTGACTCTTACGGTGCATGCCCATGCGGAAGGAGTAGTGATAGCTGACAAGTTGAAATTATTGAGAATCGGACGAAACCTGCTGTCGAATGCCATCAAATACTCATCGTCAGGAGATGTCATACTGATAACCGAGTATATCAATGGAATATACACCATGTCTGTACATGATAACGGTACAGGCATGAGTATAGAACAGACAGCTGAAATCTTCAAGGCATTTCACCGTCTTGGCAATGCTGCAACTAAGGACGGGTTCGGGCTTGGTCTGTCTATCGTTGACAGCATTGTGAAACTGATGAAAGGTACCGTATCCGTAGAGAGTGAAAAAGGAAAAGGCAGCATTTTTACAGTGAAGCTGCCAATGGAAAGAGCAGACTCTCCGCAGAATGTGACAGACTGCTATCAAGGTATTGACACTGCATCCAATTACAGGATCATAGCCATTGATGACAGCGAGGCACAGCTTGAAATCATACATGAGGCTTTTTCTGTTGCCGGAATGTCTTGCGATACCTGCCGGAATGTGAACGATCTGATGCTGAAAATGCGTGAGAATGAATACGACTTGTTGATTACAGACCTGAAGATGCCGGAATACGACGGATATGCAGTTTTGGAACTTTTGAGAGCCTCCAATATCAGAAATTCACGATCCATCCCCGTATTGATACTGACGGCGTCCGACAACATCACCGAAGAGGAATTCATATCGGCAGGATTCTGCGGCTGCGTCTTCAAGCCTGTATCCTTTAAGGAACTCCGTGAGAAGGTTGAAGGATATATAGAAACCGTAACAAAAGAGCATAAGATGGATTTTTCAAGGTTGATGGCATACGGAAATACGAACAAGCTGCTCGAGACAATTGTCGGTGAGACGAAGGAAGAGCTTGTAAGCATAAAGGCGACGGCTTCCATAGAAGACAGGGTGAAAATGCAGAATATAGTACATCACCTGTACAGCTCGTGGAGCATTATCAGTGCAGACGGACCACTGCGGGAACTCAGCAGACTCTTGAAGAATACCTCTGCTACGGATGAAGAAATAAACATGGCAGTTTATGTTGTAATCAGACAGGCAGAGACCATCATCAATGAGGCAACAACACAACTTGAAAATAACGTTTGA
- a CDS encoding relaxase/mobilization nuclease domain-containing protein: MVAKISFGSSLYGALAYNGEKINKEEGKLLATNKIFDDCSGKTSITNALRDFQRYLSPHIRTEKPVVHISLNPHPDDVLTDMEMENIAREYLERMGYGNQPYMVYKHEDIDRHHMHIVTIRVDENGKCLDSRYNYHRSKAITSDLEEKYNLNKADRKQCQADNPLRKVDVSQGYVKKQVANTVKSLCVTYMFQSLGEYRALLSLYNISLEEVRGEVGDREYHGFVYSATDGQGNKVGNPFKASKIDKSVGVEAIEKRFAYSTKKFKEEKKLSEMTRHSVEAVLKQTYHKDKFIELLKAKGIDVVFRHTADGRIYGATFIDHRTQSVFNGSRLGTNLSANAMQEHFTLPYENEQPIPLTIPKEKDSGLEQELQGSGLFDEYGSGLGLMAGNGSSNEAQETAFDRELRRKKKKRKGRNL, encoded by the coding sequence ATGGTCGCAAAGATAAGTTTCGGAAGTTCATTGTATGGCGCACTGGCATACAATGGTGAGAAGATTAACAAGGAAGAAGGAAAACTCTTGGCTACAAACAAGATCTTCGATGATTGTTCTGGAAAGACAAGCATCACCAACGCACTGCGTGATTTCCAGCGATACCTTTCTCCGCACATCAGAACAGAGAAGCCTGTCGTGCATATCTCCCTGAATCCGCATCCTGATGATGTGCTGACGGATATGGAGATGGAGAATATTGCCCGTGAATACTTGGAGCGCATGGGATATGGCAACCAGCCATATATGGTTTACAAGCATGAGGACATTGACCGTCACCACATGCACATCGTGACCATCCGGGTGGATGAGAACGGCAAGTGTTTGGATAGCCGATACAACTACCACAGGAGCAAGGCTATCACCAGTGACTTGGAGGAGAAGTACAATCTCAACAAGGCAGACCGCAAGCAATGCCAGGCAGACAATCCACTCCGTAAGGTGGATGTAAGCCAAGGCTATGTGAAGAAGCAGGTTGCCAATACTGTGAAATCACTCTGCGTCACCTACATGTTCCAGTCCTTAGGCGAATACCGTGCACTTCTTTCCTTATATAATATATCCTTGGAGGAGGTCAGAGGCGAAGTTGGCGATCGTGAGTATCATGGTTTCGTCTATTCTGCCACGGACGGGCAGGGCAACAAAGTTGGAAATCCTTTCAAGGCTTCCAAGATTGATAAGTCTGTCGGTGTGGAGGCAATAGAAAAACGGTTCGCTTATTCTACCAAGAAGTTCAAGGAGGAAAAGAAACTCTCCGAGATGACCCGTCATAGCGTGGAAGCTGTCTTGAAGCAGACGTACCATAAGGATAAGTTCATAGAACTGCTGAAAGCAAAGGGCATTGATGTTGTTTTCCGCCATACAGCTGACGGCCGTATCTACGGAGCAACATTCATTGACCACCGCACCCAAAGCGTGTTCAATGGTTCAAGGCTTGGAACGAATCTTTCTGCCAATGCCATGCAGGAGCACTTCACCTTGCCTTACGAGAACGAGCAGCCAATACCGCTTACCATTCCAAAAGAAAAAGACTCTGGCTTGGAGCAGGAACTTCAAGGTTCTGGCTTGTTCGATGAGTACGGCAGCGGTCTTGGACTTATGGCAGGGAATGGTTCTTCCAACGAGGCACAGGAAACAGCATTCGATAGAGAGTTACGCAGAAAGAAAAAGAAACGAAAAGGGAGAAACCTTTAA
- a CDS encoding copper resistance protein NlpE, with protein MKTKLIVLAISSLAILASCTGKKTTPNAADNDSANVVDTTASNKDNVDLASVAGTYEGTLPAADCPGIKTVLTIKADSTYQIEQDYIDQKDGHNEASGVFKVLDDNVLMLVRPSSGEHTFYKVKADNIIVMTDSVGNEPEGEIARFYVLKKRK; from the coding sequence ATGAAAACGAAACTGATTGTTTTGGCGATAAGTTCTCTGGCAATTCTGGCTTCCTGCACAGGAAAGAAGACTACGCCAAATGCTGCAGACAATGATTCTGCAAATGTAGTTGACACCACCGCTTCTAATAAGGACAATGTGGATTTGGCGTCTGTTGCAGGAACGTATGAGGGAACTCTCCCGGCAGCAGATTGCCCGGGTATAAAGACAGTGCTCACCATCAAGGCTGACAGTACATATCAGATTGAGCAGGATTACATTGACCAAAAGGATGGGCATAACGAGGCAAGCGGAGTATTCAAAGTACTCGATGACAATGTACTGATGCTTGTACGTCCCTCAAGCGGTGAGCATACCTTCTATAAAGTGAAGGCTGACAATATCATTGTTATGACAGACTCGGTTGGCAATGAACCAGAAGGTGAAATCGCCAGGTTCTATGTGTTGAAAAAGAGAAAGTAA
- the mobC gene encoding conjugal transfer protein MobC: MAQEDDLRALGKIMDFLRAVSIILAIMNVYWYCYEAMHIWGVTIGVVDRILINFNRTGGLFHSILYTKLFSLLLLALSCLGTKGVKAEKMSWSKIWTVLAVGFCLFFLNWWILLLPISNLGNATLYIFTMTAGYICLLMGGLWMSRLLKHNLMEDVFNNENESFMQETKLMENEYSVNLPTRFYYKKKWQRGWINVVNPFRATIVLGTPGSGKSFAVVNNYIKQQIEKGYSMYIYDFKFPDLSTIAYNHMMNHQNGYKVKPQFYVINFDDPRRSHRCNPIHPDFMSDISDAYESAYTIMLNLNKTWVQKQGDFFVESPIILFAAIIWYLRIYKNGKYCTFPHAIELLNRRYEDVFPILTSYPELENYLSPFMDAWQGGAMEQLAGQIASAKIPLSRMISPQLYWVMSASEFTLDINNPEEPKILCVGNNPDRQNIYGAALGLYNSRIVKLINKKGQLKSSVIIDELPTIYFKGLDNLIATARSNKVAVCLGFQDFSQLFRDYGDKEAKVVINTVGNIFSGQVVGETAKTLSERFGKVLQKRQSISINRQDVSTSINTQMDSLIPPSKISGLTQGMFVGSVSDNFTERIEQKIFHAEIVVDTDKVKREESHYQPIPIINDFKDANGNDCMKQAIQDNYNQIKEDVKQIVKDELERIAADENLKHLIQK, encoded by the coding sequence ATGGCACAAGAAGACGATTTGAGAGCATTGGGAAAAATAATGGATTTTCTCCGTGCTGTGAGTATCATACTCGCAATTATGAATGTATATTGGTATTGCTACGAGGCAATGCACATTTGGGGAGTGACAATCGGGGTGGTTGACAGAATCCTGATCAACTTCAACCGTACAGGTGGTTTGTTTCATTCTATCCTCTACACAAAGTTGTTCTCGCTTTTACTCTTGGCACTCTCATGTCTTGGAACCAAGGGCGTAAAGGCAGAGAAGATGAGTTGGAGCAAGATTTGGACGGTTCTTGCCGTAGGCTTCTGTCTGTTCTTCCTCAACTGGTGGATATTATTGTTGCCTATATCTAATTTGGGCAATGCCACGCTGTACATATTTACAATGACAGCGGGTTATATCTGCCTGTTGATGGGAGGACTTTGGATGAGCAGACTTTTGAAACACAACCTCATGGAGGATGTCTTCAATAATGAGAACGAGAGCTTCATGCAGGAGACCAAACTCATGGAGAACGAGTATTCCGTCAATCTGCCAACACGATTCTATTACAAGAAAAAATGGCAGAGAGGATGGATCAACGTGGTCAATCCGTTCCGAGCCACCATCGTGTTAGGTACACCGGGTAGTGGCAAGTCTTTTGCTGTAGTGAACAACTACATCAAACAGCAGATAGAGAAGGGGTATTCAATGTATATCTATGATTTCAAGTTTCCCGACCTTTCTACGATTGCCTACAACCACATGATGAACCATCAGAATGGATATAAGGTCAAGCCCCAGTTCTATGTCATCAACTTTGATGATCCTCGCAGAAGTCATCGCTGCAATCCGATTCACCCGGATTTCATGAGTGACATTTCCGATGCCTATGAGAGTGCATACACCATCATGCTCAATCTCAACAAGACGTGGGTTCAGAAGCAGGGCGACTTCTTCGTGGAGAGTCCGATTATCCTCTTTGCAGCCATCATCTGGTACTTACGCATCTACAAGAACGGAAAGTATTGCACCTTTCCCCATGCCATCGAACTACTCAATCGCAGATACGAGGATGTCTTTCCGATACTGACGAGCTATCCCGAACTGGAGAACTACCTATCTCCGTTCATGGATGCCTGGCAAGGTGGAGCGATGGAGCAGTTGGCGGGTCAGATTGCCAGCGCAAAGATTCCGTTGTCACGAATGATCTCACCACAACTCTACTGGGTAATGTCCGCAAGCGAGTTTACACTCGACATCAACAATCCCGAAGAACCGAAGATTCTATGTGTCGGCAACAATCCCGACCGTCAGAACATTTATGGTGCTGCACTCGGTTTGTACAACAGCCGCATCGTGAAACTCATCAACAAGAAGGGACAACTCAAATCATCCGTTATCATTGACGAGTTGCCGACTATCTATTTCAAAGGCTTGGATAATCTGATTGCTACGGCACGAAGCAACAAGGTTGCCGTCTGCCTGGGTTTTCAGGACTTCTCGCAGTTGTTTCGCGATTATGGAGACAAGGAGGCTAAGGTGGTTATCAATACCGTTGGTAATATCTTCAGCGGACAAGTCGTTGGCGAAACCGCCAAGACTTTATCCGAGCGTTTCGGCAAGGTGCTCCAAAAGCGCCAGTCTATTTCCATCAACCGTCAGGATGTCTCTACATCCATCAATACCCAGATGGACAGTCTCATTCCGCCAAGCAAGATTAGCGGACTCACCCAAGGTATGTTTGTCGGCTCTGTTTCCGACAACTTCACCGAACGCATAGAGCAGAAGATCTTCCATGCCGAGATTGTCGTTGACACCGACAAGGTAAAGCGAGAGGAAAGCCATTATCAGCCTATCCCTATCATCAACGACTTCAAGGATGCCAATGGCAATGACTGCATGAAGCAAGCTATTCAAGACAACTACAATCAGATAAAGGAGGATGTCAAGCAGATTGTCAAGGACGAACTGGAGCGCATCGCTGCTGACGAGAATTTGAAACACTTGATACAGAAATAA
- a CDS encoding DUF6088 family protein has translation MAEKSAYNEIKRKVKSSKRGTLFFPDLFAHTASSDAVRSALVRLCKGRDIIRVAQGIYCYPIIDEKCESGFITPSVEEIAEGIANRDKVRIASTGAYAMILLGLSSQMPSDIVFVTDGSSRKVSLGKGKSIMFKHTSEMRTFAYRSRLMLLIVMALREIGERNVTEQQMNIIKCHLKKVPANDFQKDILLAPIWVRKKLQTQ, from the coding sequence ATGGCAGAGAAGAGTGCTTACAATGAAATAAAAAGGAAAGTAAAATCTTCCAAACGGGGAACGTTGTTCTTTCCAGACTTATTTGCCCATACAGCTTCATCTGACGCTGTAAGGTCTGCCTTGGTTCGTCTATGCAAAGGCAGAGACATCATACGGGTAGCCCAAGGAATCTATTGCTATCCAATAATTGACGAAAAATGTGAAAGTGGATTTATCACGCCATCTGTGGAAGAAATAGCAGAAGGTATTGCAAATCGTGACAAGGTAAGAATAGCCTCGACTGGTGCTTATGCCATGATTCTATTAGGATTATCCTCACAGATGCCATCAGATATTGTCTTTGTTACCGATGGTTCCTCCCGCAAGGTATCATTGGGTAAGGGCAAAAGCATTATGTTCAAGCATACCTCTGAAATGCGGACATTTGCCTATCGTTCAAGACTTATGTTACTTATCGTAATGGCGCTGAGAGAAATTGGTGAAAGAAACGTAACAGAACAACAGATGAATATCATCAAATGTCATTTGAAAAAAGTTCCAGCAAACGATTTCCAGAAGGACATCTTGTTGGCTCCCATCTGGGTTCGTAAAAAATTGCAGACACAATGA
- the mobA gene encoding conjugal transfer protein MobA: MNTERKRGGRIPKLNPKSHHVMLRFDDDEWMKFLVMYEQTDVKAKAVFAKARIFGEPFKVLREDKTLVEYYTKLSSFHSQYRMIGNNYNQVVKELRCHFSEKKAMALLYKLENCTRELVSLTREIVELTRKFEERWSQR; this comes from the coding sequence ATGAACACAGAAAGAAAACGAGGGGGACGAATCCCCAAGCTGAACCCGAAGTCGCACCATGTGATGCTTCGGTTCGACGATGACGAGTGGATGAAATTCCTCGTCATGTATGAGCAGACTGACGTGAAGGCGAAAGCCGTCTTTGCCAAGGCACGCATTTTCGGCGAGCCGTTCAAGGTGTTGCGAGAGGACAAGACACTGGTGGAATACTACACCAAGCTTTCCTCTTTTCACTCGCAGTACCGAATGATTGGCAACAACTACAACCAGGTTGTCAAGGAACTCCGTTGTCATTTCTCAGAGAAAAAGGCGATGGCTTTGCTCTATAAGCTGGAGAATTGCACCAGGGAACTGGTCTCTCTTACCCGTGAGATTGTTGAACTAACCCGTAAGTTTGAGGAAAGATGGTCGCAAAGATAA
- a CDS encoding ATP-binding protein, protein MNYQDIERIAELEEGSNLEFKESTGQLDRSMETLCAFLNGDGGNILYGVKDNGKIIGQEVSDSTKRSIAEAVNRIEPFVELEIAYVPIPETNKYVICIHAECTRYMRPFTYKGRAYMRIESTTTFMPQERYNHLLMERGGKYGWEAMINSDLEISDLDENAILGAVREGIRNGRLPETTIREEIPVILKKFGLLHVGKLNNAAAVLFGKNLYGYPQCLVRMARFRGTTKEEFIDNQRAEGNIYELIDAAMAFFFKHLSLSGKINGLYRDEELSIPYKALRESCINSLCHRSYHQPGSSVSIAIYDDRVEIRNTGTFPADLPIERLMQEHDSKPQNPIIANVLYKSKILESWGRGIGTMVDECKRVGLPAPELNTDGNFVWVVFKYNRSSVVNTQQATQQATQQATQQATKFVQELISVVNTNEYSVKEIMSLLKLKDRVNFLRIYLTPALEEGLISMKYPKNPKHPGQKYMLTEKGKALLK, encoded by the coding sequence ATGAATTATCAAGATATAGAAAGAATAGCAGAATTAGAGGAAGGCAGCAACTTGGAGTTCAAGGAATCGACGGGACAGTTAGATCGCTCGATGGAAACGTTGTGTGCTTTTCTCAATGGTGATGGTGGCAATATACTTTATGGTGTCAAAGACAATGGCAAAATTATAGGTCAGGAGGTCTCCGACAGTACCAAACGTTCCATTGCAGAGGCAGTCAATAGAATTGAGCCTTTCGTGGAGTTGGAGATAGCGTATGTGCCTATTCCTGAAACCAATAAGTATGTGATATGCATTCATGCTGAATGTACACGATATATGCGTCCATTCACCTACAAAGGAAGAGCGTATATGCGTATTGAAAGTACCACTACCTTCATGCCGCAAGAACGATATAACCATCTCTTAATGGAAAGAGGCGGCAAATATGGTTGGGAGGCAATGATCAACTCTGATTTGGAAATAAGCGACTTGGATGAGAATGCCATTCTCGGTGCTGTCCGTGAGGGAATACGAAACGGAAGACTTCCAGAAACAACCATTCGCGAGGAGATACCTGTAATCTTGAAAAAATTCGGTCTGCTCCATGTTGGGAAACTAAACAATGCTGCCGCAGTATTGTTTGGCAAGAATTTGTATGGCTATCCACAATGCCTTGTGCGTATGGCTCGTTTCAGAGGAACAACAAAAGAAGAGTTTATAGACAACCAACGTGCGGAAGGTAACATTTATGAATTGATTGATGCCGCAATGGCATTTTTCTTTAAGCATCTCTCACTGTCTGGTAAGATAAATGGTCTTTATCGTGATGAAGAGTTGAGCATTCCGTACAAGGCTTTAAGAGAGAGCTGCATCAACTCACTTTGCCATCGCTCGTATCATCAACCGGGTAGTTCTGTAAGCATCGCTATCTACGATGATCGTGTTGAAATAAGAAATACAGGAACTTTTCCTGCCGACTTGCCTATAGAACGTCTTATGCAGGAACATGACTCCAAGCCACAGAATCCAATTATCGCCAACGTACTCTATAAGAGCAAGATATTGGAGAGTTGGGGACGTGGAATAGGTACAATGGTTGATGAATGCAAACGTGTAGGCTTGCCTGCTCCAGAATTAAATACTGATGGTAATTTTGTGTGGGTCGTGTTTAAGTATAATAGGAGCAGTGTGGTAAACACCCAACAAGCTACCCAACAAGCTACCCAACAAGCTACCCAACAAGCTACAAAATTTGTTCAGGAGCTGATTTCTGTTGTAAATACCAATGAATATTCAGTAAAAGAAATCATGTCTCTCTTAAAATTGAAGGATAGGGTTAATTTCCTGAGAATTTATCTTACCCCTGCTTTAGAAGAAGGTCTAATTTCAATGAAATACCCTAAAAATCCAAAGCATCCGGGACAAAAATATATGCTTACAGAAAAAGGCAAGGCATTATTAAAATAG
- a CDS encoding sigma-54-dependent transcriptional regulator, which translates to MAKDTILVIDDNRTFCNYLCSILESKGFHTRNAYSFKNAVELVRNAHVEDVVLCDLQLGDNKTGNDLLKWMNDNDIRNPFIIMTQYDQAVTAVEAMKLGAVNYIPKELLFDKLYPQIEEIIRHRELRKKKTGNIQERKSKAFQEVYHRVFLCAPIDISVLILGANGTGKEHVAHSIWAKSNRSNKPYIRVDCGILSKELAASELFGYRKGAFTGAECDKDGYFGAASGGTLFLDEVGNLPIEVQQMLLRVLTTKTYSPVGSTEEKTADVRVIAATNENLEDAIKEKRFRQDLYYRLCEFTIQLPELESCKDDILPLASAFMEEANERMNKHVTAITDEAQKAMLTYSWPGNVRELKHVVQQAVLLSANDTITEDTLMLSKGCSHPATNLKEKKDGIEKEHYEKVLEVFGGNVTSTAKSMGISRSTMYRKMKNHGIKHIRKLK; encoded by the coding sequence ATGGCAAAAGATACGATATTAGTGATTGATGACAACAGAACATTCTGCAACTATCTGTGCAGCATCCTTGAATCAAAAGGCTTCCATACCAGGAATGCTTACAGCTTCAAGAATGCCGTTGAACTTGTTCGAAATGCGCATGTAGAAGATGTTGTCTTGTGTGATTTGCAGCTTGGAGACAATAAGACGGGTAATGACTTGCTCAAGTGGATGAATGACAATGACATCCGCAATCCGTTTATCATTATGACCCAGTACGACCAGGCTGTCACAGCAGTAGAGGCAATGAAACTCGGGGCGGTGAATTATATCCCGAAGGAGTTGCTGTTCGACAAACTGTATCCACAGATAGAGGAAATAATCCGTCACCGAGAGCTACGGAAAAAGAAAACAGGAAACATACAGGAAAGGAAGAGCAAGGCTTTTCAGGAGGTTTATCACCGTGTATTTCTGTGTGCTCCAATAGACATTTCTGTGCTTATTCTTGGTGCCAATGGAACCGGGAAGGAACATGTTGCACACAGCATCTGGGCAAAGAGCAACCGATCAAACAAGCCATATATCCGTGTGGACTGTGGCATATTGAGCAAGGAACTTGCCGCGTCTGAATTGTTCGGATACAGAAAAGGAGCATTCACGGGTGCTGAATGTGACAAGGACGGATATTTCGGTGCGGCAAGCGGCGGTACACTCTTTCTTGACGAAGTTGGCAACTTGCCAATCGAGGTACAGCAGATGCTTCTGCGTGTCCTGACGACGAAAACATATTCTCCTGTGGGAAGTACGGAAGAAAAGACAGCCGATGTAAGAGTAATAGCCGCTACCAACGAGAATTTGGAGGATGCAATCAAGGAGAAACGTTTCCGCCAAGATCTGTATTATCGTCTTTGTGAGTTTACTATTCAATTGCCAGAACTCGAATCATGTAAAGATGACATTCTCCCATTGGCTTCTGCATTCATGGAAGAAGCCAATGAGCGGATGAACAAGCATGTTACGGCTATAACAGATGAAGCCCAGAAAGCCATGCTGACATATTCATGGCCTGGTAATGTTAGAGAATTGAAACATGTGGTCCAGCAAGCCGTACTGTTATCTGCAAATGATACAATCACAGAAGACACTTTGATGTTGAGCAAAGGATGCAGCCATCCTGCAACTAATTTGAAGGAGAAAAAAGACGGTATTGAGAAGGAGCACTATGAAAAGGTATTGGAGGTGTTCGGAGGCAATGTCACATCTACAGCAAAGTCAATGGGGATAAGCCGTTCTACGATGTACCGGAAGATGAAGAATCATGGCATAAAGCATATAAGAAAGTTAAAGTAG